A single window of Nicotiana sylvestris chromosome 3, ASM39365v2, whole genome shotgun sequence DNA harbors:
- the LOC104226185 gene encoding WEB family protein At3g02930, chloroplastic, whose amino-acid sequence MATKSKSTLSDKSTPATPRDRVSKVSRGLSKSDADSPSPFQNSRPPVEKSPRSVTSKPSVERRSPKNSTPPDKKPTRILKPSELQAELNVAHEDLKKAKEKLALVEKEKEKALEEVKESQKMAEEANEKLREAMVAQKRAEENSEIEKFRAVEMEQAGIESAQKKEEEWQKELDAVKNQHALDVAALLSATEELQRVKQELTMTSDAKNKALSHADDATKIAEIQAEKVEILSAELVRVKSLLESRNENESCETNKLVEDLNLEIAGLREEGSEKNKLLENLKHEIEALRKEDSEKNKLLENLKLEMEALRKEDGEKNKLLENVELEKEALRKGDDEKNILLENLKLATEALRKDDGEKNKLLEKLKLEIEGLRKEDSEKNKLLEDLKLEIETLTEDLEEAKSYEEKLVEKEALLEQLNVDLEASRMAESYAHNLMEEWQQKVEELEAQTKEARHLERSASESLESVMKQLEGSNDLLHDAESEIASLKEKVGLLEMSTTRQKGDLEESERRAQIAKEEASEMAKKVESLIAELETVKEEKTQAIEHEKLAAESVQSLLEEKNKLINELENSREEEEKSKKAMESLASALHEVSSEAREAKERLLSSQAEHEHYETQIEDLKLVLKATNEKYESLLDEAKEKIDDLTTSVEQSKNEHQISKAEWEDKELHLMNCVKKTEEENSSREKEINRLVNLLKEAEQEASFKEEAAQLKNSLNEAESEVTYLKEVLGEAKGESMKLKESLLDKENEVQNILQENEELRSREAESLKKVEELSKSLKEALAKKESEENGELSESEKDYDMLPKVVEFSEQNGGGILEKPKIEVMPHQSEQSAEAKSEEVNITLRDEAIVETLAEVEKPNGELTGNEHKEKEDDDSAEGEFKMWESCKIGDKDFSPERETVQEEESESKTDVGESFDQVNGVPSAENPENGGTSPTKPQSQKKKKPLLHKFGSLLKKKGTSSQK is encoded by the exons ATGGCTACTAAATCAAA ATCCACTCTATCCGACAAGTCAACACCAGCAACTCCTCGAGACCGGGTGAGTAAAGTAAGCAGGGGACTATCAAAATCTGATGCTGATTCACCCTCGCCCTTTCAAAATTCACGCCCTCCAGTTGAGAAGTCTCCAAGATCTGTAACTTCCAAGCCTTCTGTGGAACGGCGGTCCCCTAAGAACAGTACCCCGCCTGAT AAAAAGCCAACGCGGATCTTGAAGCCATCGGAGCTGCAAGCTGAATTGAATGTTGCTCATGAAGACCTTAAGAAGGCCAAGGAGAAATTGGCTTTGGTTGAAAAGGAGAAGGAGAAAGCTCTTGAAGAAGTGAAGGAATCTCAGAAAATGGCTGAAGAAGCCAATGAGAAGCTGAGAGAAGCTATGGTAGCTCAAAAGCGAGCTGAAGAAAACTCTGAAATTGAAAAGTTTCGTGCTGTCGAGATGGAACAAGCGGGCATTGAATCAGCTCAGAAGAAAGAAGAGGAATGGCAGAAGGAGCTTGATGCCGTGAAGAACCAACATGCTTTGGATGTTGCTGCTCTCCTATCCGCCACAGAGGAACTTCAACGTGTAAAGCAAGAATTAACCATGACTTCTGATGCCAAAAATAAGGCACTCAGCCATGCCGATGATGCCACAAAAATTGCTGAAATTCAGGCAGAGAAGGTGGAAATTCTCTCAGCTGAGTTAGTGAGAGTGAAATCTTTGCTTGAATCCAGGAATGAAAATGAGTCTTGTGAGACGAATAAGTTGGTGGAAGATCTGAACCTTGAGATAGCGGGGCTGAGAGAAGAAGGCAGTGAGAAGAATAAGTTGTTGGAAAACCTGAAACATGAGATAGAGGCTCTGAGAAAAGAAGATAGTGAGAAGAATAAGTTGTTGGAAAATCTGAAACTCGAGATGGAGGCTCTGAGAAAAGAAGATGGTGAGAAGAATAAGTTGTTGGAAAATGTGGAACTTGAGAAAGAAGCACTGAGGAAAGGAGATGATGAGAAGAATATTTTGTTAGAAAATCTGAAACTTGCGACTGAGGCATTGAGAAAAGATGACGGTGAGAAGAACAAGTTGTTGGAAAAACTGAAACTTGAGATCGAGGGATTGAGAAAAGAAGATAGTGAGAAGAATAAGTTGTTGGAAGACCTGAAACTTGAGATAGAGACGCTGACGGAAGATCTCGAGGAGGCAAAAAGTTATGAAGAGAAATTGGTGGAGAAAGAAGCTCTCCTGGAGCAACTTAATGTTGACCTGGAGGCTTCTAGGATGGCTGAATCTTACGCACATAATCTAATGGAGGAGTGGCAGCAGAAGGTTGAGGAATTAGAGGCTCAGACTAAGGAAGCCCGTCATTTGGAGAGATCTGCGTCTGAATCACTGGAGTCGGTCATGAAACAGCTCGAAGGAAGTAACGATTTGTTACATGATGCAGAATCTGAGATTGCTTCTCTCAAGGAGAAGGTGGGCCTACTGGAAATGTCAACGACAAGACAGAAAGGGGATCTTGAGGAATCAGAACGTCGTGCTCAGATTGCCAAGGAAGAAGCTTCTGAAATGGCAAAGAAGGTCGAGTCTCTTATTGCTGAGCTTGAAACTGTGAAGGAGGAGAAAACTCAGGCTATCGAGCACGAGAAACTAGCAGCAGAAAGTGTTCAGTcccttttggaagaaaaaaacaAACTTATAAATGAGTTGGAAAACTCCAGGGAGGAGGAAGAGAAAAGTAAGAAGGCGATGGAAAGTTTGGCATCAGCATTACATGAAGTTTCTTCAGAAGCAAGAGAAGCCAAAGAGAGGTTGTTGTCTAGCCAAGCTGAACATGAACATTACGAAACACAAATAGAAGATTTGAAGTTAGTATTGAAAGCAACCAATGAAAAGTACGAAAGCCTGCTTGATGAAGCAAAAGAGAAAATTGATGATCTCACTACTTCAGTAGAACAATCTAAGAATGAACACCAGATTTCGAAGGCTGAGTGGGAGGACAAGGAGCTTCATCTGATGAATTGTGTAAAGAAAACTGAAGAAGAAAATTCTTCAAGGGAAAAAGAAATAAACCGATTGGTAAATCTGCTAAAAGAGGCTGAGCAAGAAGCTTCTTTCAAAGAGGAAGCAGCTCAGTTGAAGAATTCCCTAAACGAAGCTGAATCTGAGGTGACCTATCTAAAAGAGGTTCTTGGTGAAGCAAAGGGCGAGAGCATGAAGTTGAAGGAGTCACTGTTGGACAAGGAAAATGAAGTGCAGAATATTCTTCAGGAGAATGAGGAGCTTCGTAGTAGAGAAGCCGAATCTTTAAAGAAAGTTGAAGAGTTGTCCAAGTCCCTCAAAGAAGCTTTGGCCAAAAAGGAATCTGAAGAAAATGGAGAGCTTTCTGAAAGTGAAAAAGATTATGATATGCTTCCAAAGGTGGTGGAATTCTCTGAACAAAATGGAGGAGGAATACTGGAGAAGCCTAAGATTGAAGTTATGCCTCATCAATCTGAGCAATCCGCTGAAGCAAAATCTGAAGAAGTCAATATCACCTTGCGCGATGAAGCTATTGTTGAGACCTTAGCTGAAGTTGAGAAGCCAAATGGAGAACTGACCGGAAATGAGCACAAAGAAAAGGAAGATGATGATTCAGCAGAAGGCGAGTTTAAAATGTGGGAGAGCTGCAAGATTGGCGACAAAGACTTCTCTCCTGAAAGAGAGACAGTACAAGAAGAGGAATCAGAGTCGAAGACAGATGTTGGAGAGAGCTTCGACCAGGTAAATGGAGTACCTTCAGCGGAAAATCCTGAGAATGGTGGCACATCTCCTACAAAGCCGCAAagtcagaagaagaagaaaccttTGCTTCATAAATTTGGAAGCCTACTGAAAAAGAAAGGCACCAGCAGCCAGAAGTAA